In a single window of the Elaeis guineensis isolate ETL-2024a chromosome 6, EG11, whole genome shotgun sequence genome:
- the LOC140858702 gene encoding uncharacterized protein: protein MDKSWINKPRNSKEYLDGVHDFIKFGMEKSSLNGKILCPCRKCVNSSSLDPQNVEEHLVWNGFLRGYTDWIFHGESMLPSSCNQPLTHCGSTSLEDNSARDDDIRGLITDAFGFDVQNLGESSSIQETVGMFDGCTHTERMHVEEPIHTSNDETARYHTLMKDADEELYPGCTKFSKISFLVHLFHIKYLNGWSGKSFTMLLKLLKDAFPESTRLPPSYYEAKKVVKELDLGYEKIHSCPKDCMLYRGENANQESCNVCGSSRWITQKEDRDDVLNELDATRSKKKPAKVLRYFPLIPRLKRIYASSKTASSMRWHHEGRTKDGMLRHPADSLQWKAFDDRHPDFASDVRSVRFGLASDGFNPFRTLSSTYSTWPVVLIPYNLPPWMCMKQSSLILSMVIPGDKGPGNDIDIFLQPLIEELKQLWEGVDAFDASNGQTFKLRAALLWTINDFPAYANLSGWSTKGRVACPCCGDSTHSIWLKHGGKFCYMGHRRWLEANHPFRFQKDLFDGTIELGCAPIPPSGTDVHRQMDGMNYSYGKHSKSSKKRGRDDVESSVHEGLPEEVSISTIDAELFQDPDNYFEDENEEDTQIASTQQPSKHLWKK, encoded by the coding sequence atggacaaaagttggataaataaaccaaggaatagtaaagaatatttagatggagttcatgacttcattaaatttggtatggagaaaagtagtttgaatggaaagattttatgtccatgtcggaaatgtgtaaatagttcttctttagatccacaaaatgttgaagaacatttggtatggaatggttttttaagaggttataccgactggatttttcatggagaatctatgttgccatcatcatgtaaccaacccctgactcattgcggatccactagcctagaagacaattctgcaagagatgatgatataaggggtttgatcacagatgcttttggatttgatgttcaaaatttaggagaatccagtagtatacaagaaacagttgggatgtttgatggatgtacgcatacggaacgtatgcatgttgaggagcccatacatacatctaatgatgagacagctcgttatcacaccttaatgaaagatgcagacgaagaattatatccgggttgtacaaaattttctaagatttcttttcttgtacatttatttcatataaaatatttgaatggatggtctggaaagagttttaccatgctgctcaagttattaaaggatgcatttccagaaagcactcgtttaccaccatcgtattatgaagccaagaaagtagtaaaggaattggatcttggatacgaaaagattcatagttgtccgaaagattgtatgttatatcggggtgaaaatgctaatcaagagtcatgcaatgtatgtggatcttcaagatggataacacaaaaagaagatcgagatgatgtactgaatgaattggatgcaacgcggagtaaaaagaaaccggccaaggtattgcgttactttcctcttatacctagattgaaaaggatttatgcatcatcaaaaacagcttcatcaatgagatggcatcatgaaggacgtacaaaggatggaatgttgagacatccagcagatagtcttcaatggaaagcatttgatgataggcatcctgattttgcctctgatgttcgcagtgttaggtttggcttagcttctgatggcttcaatccatttcggaccctgagttctacctacagcacttggccagtcgttttgataccttacaatttgccaccgtggatgtgcatgaaacaatcatcacttatcttgtcaatggttattccaggagataagggtccaggcaatgatattgatatttttctacagcctttgatagaggaattgaaacagttgtgggagggtgttgatgcatttgatgcttccaacggccaaacatttaaactacgggcagctttgttatggactattaatgattttccagcatatgccaatttatctggctggagtacaaagggacgggtcgcatgtccttgttgtggagattcaacacattcaatttggttaaaacatggaggtaaattttgttacatgggacatcgtcgatggttggaagcaaatcatccgtttcgatttcagaaagatttgtttgatggtactatagaattgggatgtgcccctattccaccttctggaactgatgttcatagacaaatggatggcatgaattacagctatggtaagcactcaaagtcctctaaaaaaagaggaagggatgatgttgaaagctcagtgcacgaagggttaccagaggaagtcagtatcagtactatagatgcagagttgtttcaagatccagacaattatttcgaggatgaaaatgaggaagacacacagatagcatctacacaacagccaagtaaacatttatggaaaaaatga
- the LOC140858703 gene encoding uncharacterized protein isoform X1, giving the protein MRRRGRYAGVQFQFSQTEAGTSSSAQQPEASSAAQHSEPCPSSSAQHDPPVHQPDDEIHVQDGSGRVRPRRGPTVVRDVWQMREGERIVVECNQLGQPIKKAACLLTSFLGTVARRPQLCPLGYAKWNDMLPTYKVELLRVIESKFVLPPSTHDFVMKSLNRKWKEYKAQLKKNYMRQGMTEEEVARNCPPDVPPHQWMELVHYWFSERAQTYSAIGRAARAAQSVPHTSGSKSYARLRQEFEDEHGREPGQVEFYRMTHTHQDGTFVRDESRDLYERATSLIAERDDESAASTQQSRIEAEVFTELMGPERYGRVRGYGVGVTPTQLSEVSRYTQHAATDAQDSRVRRLETEIQEIRQSRAAEMEEMRQSRAEMQAMRGQIDRLTSLLEMYGSSQAPGISGTRRDSGTSRGDNDDHPPAD; this is encoded by the exons atgcgtcgcaggggacgatatgctggtgtgcagttccagttttcacagacagaggccggtacgtcttcttcagcacagcagcctgaggccagttcagctgcacagcattctgagccctgtccttcatcatcagcacagcacgatcctcctgttcatcagccagatgatgagatacacgtgcagg acggatccgggagagtacgccccagacgcggacccacagtagtacgagatgtgtggcagatgcgtgagggcgagaggattgttgtggagtgcaatcagctaggtcagccaattaagaaagctgcctgcttattgacttcatttttggggactgttgctcggaggcctcagctatgtccgttgggctatgcaaaatggaatgacatgcttccaacgtacaaagttgagctcctccgagttatagag agcaagtttgttctccctccatccactcatgattttgtaatgaagtctctcaaccgcaaatggaaagaatataaagcacaattgaagaagaactatatgagacagggtatgacagaggaggaggttgctaggaattgtcctcctgatgtaccccctcatcagtggatggagttggttcattactggttctccgagagggcacag acttattctgctattggtagagctgcacgagcagctcagtctgttcctcatacatcggggtcgaagagttatgcacgactccgacaggagttt gaggatgagcatgggagggaacccggacaagtggagttttaccggatgactcatactcatcaggatggtacttttgttcgagatgagtcgagagatttatat gagagggctacatctctcattgcggagcgtgacgacgagtccgcagcatctacgcagcagagccgtatcgaggccgaggtattcacagagttgatgggaccagagcgctacggccgagtgaggggttatggagtaggagtcacccccactcagttatctgaggttagtagatatacgcagcatgctgcaacagatgctcaggattcacgcgttcgcagactcgagacggagatacaggagattagacagagtcgtgccgctgagatggaggagatgcgacagagccgtgccgagatgcaggccatgaggggacagattgatcgccttacatctttattagagatgtatggttcatctcag gctcctggcatatcaggcacccgtcgagatagcggcacgtcacgtggagacaacgacgaccatccgcctgcagattga
- the LOC140858703 gene encoding uncharacterized protein isoform X2 codes for MREGERIVVECNQLGQPIKKAACLLTSFLGTVARRPQLCPLGYAKWNDMLPTYKVELLRVIESKFVLPPSTHDFVMKSLNRKWKEYKAQLKKNYMRQGMTEEEVARNCPPDVPPHQWMELVHYWFSERAQTYSAIGRAARAAQSVPHTSGSKSYARLRQEFEDEHGREPGQVEFYRMTHTHQDGTFVRDESRDLYERATSLIAERDDESAASTQQSRIEAEVFTELMGPERYGRVRGYGVGVTPTQLSEVSRYTQHAATDAQDSRVRRLETEIQEIRQSRAAEMEEMRQSRAEMQAMRGQIDRLTSLLEMYGSSQAPGISGTRRDSGTSRGDNDDHPPAD; via the exons atgcgtgagggcgagaggattgttgtggagtgcaatcagctaggtcagccaattaagaaagctgcctgcttattgacttcatttttggggactgttgctcggaggcctcagctatgtccgttgggctatgcaaaatggaatgacatgcttccaacgtacaaagttgagctcctccgagttatagag agcaagtttgttctccctccatccactcatgattttgtaatgaagtctctcaaccgcaaatggaaagaatataaagcacaattgaagaagaactatatgagacagggtatgacagaggaggaggttgctaggaattgtcctcctgatgtaccccctcatcagtggatggagttggttcattactggttctccgagagggcacag acttattctgctattggtagagctgcacgagcagctcagtctgttcctcatacatcggggtcgaagagttatgcacgactccgacaggagttt gaggatgagcatgggagggaacccggacaagtggagttttaccggatgactcatactcatcaggatggtacttttgttcgagatgagtcgagagatttatat gagagggctacatctctcattgcggagcgtgacgacgagtccgcagcatctacgcagcagagccgtatcgaggccgaggtattcacagagttgatgggaccagagcgctacggccgagtgaggggttatggagtaggagtcacccccactcagttatctgaggttagtagatatacgcagcatgctgcaacagatgctcaggattcacgcgttcgcagactcgagacggagatacaggagattagacagagtcgtgccgctgagatggaggagatgcgacagagccgtgccgagatgcaggccatgaggggacagattgatcgccttacatctttattagagatgtatggttcatctcag gctcctggcatatcaggcacccgtcgagatagcggcacgtcacgtggagacaacgacgaccatccgcctgcagattga
- the LOC140858777 gene encoding uncharacterized protein, translating to MAKNKLSRADRFPMSFFQSYWDILREDLIGAINVIQHKKTDVSRFNYSHMVLIPKTAELATITDFKPIYLEHAVIKIFSKILAKTLSNIIDKLVSSSQNAFIRRSVLEHRGFGKRWVSWIASILHNSHSALIINGRVGNWFSIRKDIRQENPLSPMLFILVADVFDRMLWKAIREKMVRGVGSSCCASDMRCFKFTDDTLVQNGGLTSFWHDGWASDVALWKQLLNLYLFSNKTTGLIAKHLVSDQWERQFRCPFNYRAANELSMLRHFIANLNLQPRQDCRSWKWHSSQTYTTKLGYQFFINGGIILFFSKIIWKCVISEKVKIFNWLCYHQRVLTADILVKKDVQGPSQCPLCLFQMENINHLLFGCVFSRKIWSSLLWGLSDQTLPASLNDLWHDVWRNNPRNRNMISALDFLIAVGCWCIWKERNRCVFQFIAHADLVVFKTTASLFIEWTSSLCCCFVSMLARDLRCRLHNADY from the exons ATGGCTAAGAACAAATTGTCCAGAGCTGATAGATTTCCCATGTCCTTCTTTCAGTCATACTGGGATATTCTGCGTGAGGATTTGATTGGAGCCATAAATGTGATTCAACACAAAAAAACAGATGTCTCACGGTTTAACTACTCGCACATGGTGCTGATACCTAAAACTGCTGAACTAGCTACCATCACAGACTTTAAGCCAATTTATTTGGAGCATGCAGTCATTAAAATCTTCTCTAAGATCCTTGCAAAAACATTGAGTAACATTATTGACAAATTGGTCTCTTCTTCCCAGAATGCGTTCATTCGACGGAG TGTGCTGGAACACCGTGGTTTTGGAAAAAGATGGGTCTCTTGGATAGCATCCATACTTCATAACTCACATTCAGCTCTCATCATAAATGGTAGAGTGGGGAATTGGTTTTCTATTAGGAAAGACATTCGACAAGAAAATCCTTTATCTCCAATGCTTTTCATTCTGGTGGCGGATGTTTTTGACAGAATGCTCTGGAAGGCAATCAGAGAAAAAATGGTTAGGGGTGTGGGTTCATCATGCTGTGCATCAGATATGAGATGCTTTAAGTTCACAGATGACACATTG GTTCAAAATGGTGGCCTGACTTCCTTTTGGCATGATGGTTGGGCTTCGGACGTTGCTCTTTGGAAACAACTACTCAATCTGTACCTATTTAGTAACAAAACAACGGGTTTGATTGCGAAGCATCTGGTTTCTGATCAATGGGAGCGTCAATTCCGATGTCCTTTCAATTATAGGGCAGCTAATGAACTCTCTATGCTGAGACACTTCATTGCTAACCTGAACTTACAACCAAGGCAGGACTGTAGAAGTTGGAAATGGCACTCTTCTCAGACCTACACTACCAAACTTGGTTATCAATTCTTCATTAATGGAGGAATTATATTGTTCTTTAGCAAAATCATATGGAAGTGCGTGATATCGGAGAAAgtgaagatcttcaattggctttgTTATCACCAGAGAGTGCTTACGGCTGATATTCTTGTGAAAAAAGACGTGCAAGGTCCCAGTCAATGCCCTTTGTGCTTGTTCCAGATGGAAAACATCAATCATTTATTGTTTGGTTGTGTTTTCTCAAGAAAAATTTGGTCTTCTCTTCTTTGGGGATTGAGCGATCAAACTCTTCCTGCAAGTCTCAACGATCTTTGGCATGATGTCTGGAGGAATAATCCGAGGAACAGGAATATGATTTCGGCGCTTGATTTTTTAATTGCTGTGGGTTGTTGGTGCATATGGAAGGAAAGGAATAGGTGTGTTTTTCAATTTATAGCCCATGCTGATCTGGTGGTGTTCAAGACGACAGCCTCTCTCTTCATTGAGTGGACGTCGTCTTTGTGCTGCTGTTTCGTTTCTATGCTCGCAAGAGACCTACGTTGCAGATTGCACAATGCTGACTACTAA
- the LOC105046916 gene encoding F-box protein PP2-B10, whose translation MASRQEEKSEGGGHIDWLPEGCISHVLSFTTPRDSCRSALVSPTFRSAASSDALWERFLPSDHQSILSQAVDPVRYSSKKELYFRLCDSILIDGGKMSFQLERSTGRKCYMISPRSMHIIWGWDERYWRWISLPESRFLEVAELRAVCWFDIGGRIACQLLSPRTSYAAYLVFKLASESYGLHNPPQLASVRLGAYASEINVCLQQQQQRLRNDGWMEIELGEFYNDMGDDGDVEMSLRQVQALHGKRGLIIQGLEVRPKI comes from the exons ATGGCGAGTCGACAGGAAGAAAAGTCCGAAGGCGGCGGGCACATCGACTGGTTGCCGGAGGGGTGCATCTCGCACGTGCTCTCCTTCACGACGCCTCGTGATTCGTGCAGGTCGGCCCTCGTCTCGCCCACCTTCCGCTCTGCAGCAAGTTCCGACGCGCTATGGGAGCGGTTCCTGCCATCCGATCACCAGTCCATCTTGTCGCAGGCTGTTGATCCGGTCCGGTACTCGTCGAAGAAGGAACTCTATTTTCGCCTCTGCGACTCTATTCTCATCGATGGCGGCAAGATG AGCTTCCAATTGGAGAGATCGACTGGACGTAAATGCTACATGATATCTCCAAGAAGCATGCATATTATATGGGGGTGGGACGAACGATATTGGAGGTGGATTTCTCTGCCTGAGTCAAG GTTCTTAGAAGTGGCTGAGCTTCGAGCTGTCTGTTGGTTCGATATAGGTGGCAGGATTGCCTGTCAACTACTCTCCCCTAGAACATCCTATGCTGCTTATCTCGTCTTCAAATTGGCCTCTGAGTCGTATGGACTTCATAACCCTCCCCAGTTGGCATCAGTGaggctaggagcttatgcctcggagatcaatgtttgtttgcagcagcagcagcagcgctTGAGGAATGATGGGTGGATGGAGATCGAGTTGGGGGAGTTCTATAATGATATGGGGGATGATGGTGATGTTGAAATGAGTTTGAGGCAGGTGCAAGCATTGCATGGGAAGCGTGGGCTCATCATCCAGGGCCTCGAAGTAAGACCaaaaatttaa